The following proteins are co-located in the Halarcobacter sp. genome:
- a CDS encoding YbfB/YjiJ family MFS transporter, translating to MKSYVKVIIASFLVILACLGLGRFAFGMVLPNMQESLLLNTTQVGFIGTANFIGYLIGIFFANIFYTKYNTHKLIFNTMILQALSMASMVFISNYLFLSFLYGFSGFFCAIVNISIMAHISNIVPKNIRGKVLGIVVSGSGIAIVLSGQIVPFIESITLETPWKTSWLIFSILIVLLAFLCQPGIKKHTKHEMPEIKFSSNKYFFIPSFWKIGVLYMIFGLSYSVFVTYFVKAVIEKYNVSTSLSGDFWTTLGLASIFSGLLFGIVADKIGAYKTLIFVYFLQTIAHFTLTLDLSTCAIWVSTIVFGISIWSIPSLIVLLTSVHFDVKRTSQILSLVTIIFALCQAIGPVAAGYIYDKTNSFSTIFMITSSFTLLATILSIIFSKQPIKKIH from the coding sequence TTGAAAAGTTATGTAAAAGTTATAATTGCTTCATTCTTAGTAATATTAGCTTGCTTAGGATTAGGTAGATTTGCATTTGGGATGGTACTTCCAAATATGCAAGAGAGTTTACTTTTAAATACAACTCAAGTTGGATTTATAGGTACAGCTAATTTTATTGGATATTTAATTGGAATCTTTTTTGCTAATATCTTTTACACTAAATATAATACCCATAAACTAATCTTTAACACAATGATATTACAAGCCCTTTCAATGGCTTCTATGGTATTTATTAGCAATTATTTATTTTTATCATTCTTATATGGATTTAGTGGGTTTTTTTGTGCTATTGTAAATATATCTATTATGGCTCATATCTCTAACATAGTCCCTAAAAATATAAGAGGAAAAGTTTTAGGTATAGTTGTAAGTGGAAGTGGTATTGCAATAGTTTTATCAGGACAAATAGTTCCTTTTATTGAATCAATAACTTTAGAAACTCCATGGAAAACCTCTTGGCTAATCTTCTCAATTCTGATTGTATTACTTGCTTTTTTATGTCAACCGGGGATAAAAAAACATACAAAACATGAGATGCCAGAGATTAAATTTTCATCAAATAAATATTTCTTTATTCCATCTTTTTGGAAAATTGGAGTTTTATATATGATATTTGGTTTGAGTTATTCTGTTTTTGTAACATATTTTGTAAAAGCTGTAATTGAAAAATATAATGTTTCTACCTCATTATCAGGAGACTTTTGGACGACTTTAGGTTTAGCTAGTATATTTTCAGGTTTATTATTTGGTATTGTTGCTGATAAAATTGGAGCCTATAAAACTTTGATTTTTGTATATTTTCTTCAAACAATTGCTCACTTTACACTAACTTTGGATTTAAGCACCTGTGCAATTTGGGTTTCAACAATTGTATTTGGTATCTCTATTTGGAGTATACCTTCACTTATAGTGTTATTAACTTCTGTACATTTTGATGTAAAAAGAACCTCTCAAATTTTATCTTTAGTAACTATTATTTTTGCTTTATGCCAAGCTATAGGACCAGTTGCAGCTGGTTATATATATGACAAAACTAATAGTTTTTCAACAATATTTATGATAACATCATCTTTCACATTGTTGGCTACAATTTTATCAATTATATTTTCAAAGCAGCCAATTAAAAAAATACATTAG
- a CDS encoding HAD family hydrolase: MSKKAVIFDMDGTLLDSLKDIAVCANIVLEEFKLPTHELADYKNFVGGGVQVLLENCTPNDISEVTLKEVIVRFKEVYDSSVQNETKPYEGINELLRLLQERNIKMGILSNKPHDLTVKYYKKFFEVYNIDEVHGQKENIPKKPHPIAAINISEKIGLECKNILFVGDSDVDIQTAKNAGMISVGVSWGFRGVDELIENGADFIVKTPLEILELLE, translated from the coding sequence ATGTCTAAAAAAGCAGTTATTTTTGATATGGATGGAACCTTACTTGATTCATTAAAAGATATTGCAGTATGTGCAAATATTGTATTAGAAGAGTTTAAACTTCCAACTCATGAATTGGCTGATTACAAAAACTTTGTAGGTGGAGGAGTTCAAGTTTTATTAGAAAACTGTACTCCAAACGATATTTCAGAAGTAACATTAAAAGAAGTTATTGTGAGGTTTAAAGAAGTATATGATAGTAGTGTACAAAATGAAACGAAACCTTATGAAGGTATCAATGAACTATTAAGATTACTTCAAGAAAGAAATATAAAAATGGGGATTTTATCAAATAAACCACACGATTTAACAGTTAAGTATTATAAAAAGTTTTTCGAGGTTTACAATATAGATGAAGTTCATGGACAAAAAGAAAATATTCCTAAAAAACCCCATCCTATTGCGGCTATAAATATCTCTGAAAAAATAGGTCTAGAGTGTAAAAATATACTTTTTGTTGGAGATAGTGATGTAGATATTCAAACAGCAAAAAATGCTGGTATGATTTCAGTTGGTGTATCTTGGGGATTTAGAGGAGTAGATGAATTAATAGAAAATGGTGCCGATTTTATTGTTAAAACTCCACTGGAGATTTTAGAACTCTTGGAGTAA
- a CDS encoding DUF4405 domain-containing protein has product MNLKKITSLTMMLVMIVMTYSGLMLFIAPPGRIANWANWHLFGLSKEQYASIHSTFMVLFIIMTLLHVFYNWKPITSYLKNKTKQMVIFTKDMIVASILVIVFLIGTIFSLSPFSNFLEFGDGVKNSWEKDYGTAPYSHAELSSLKNFVRKLGFDLEMSEKILKSNNIKYESSQSLAQVGEQNGVSPQFIYLLLKQNFQKAGVETIELTGLGRKTVSEVASTLKLSTQEFIEKLQSLGINAKGDDKFKSVSEQYDLSPMDVMTKLGYKKPE; this is encoded by the coding sequence ATGAATCTTAAAAAAATAACTTCTCTTACAATGATGTTAGTAATGATAGTGATGACATATTCAGGACTGATGTTATTTATAGCACCTCCTGGAAGAATTGCAAACTGGGCAAATTGGCATCTTTTTGGACTTTCTAAAGAGCAATATGCCTCTATTCATAGCACTTTTATGGTTTTATTTATTATTATGACATTGTTACATGTGTTTTATAACTGGAAACCAATCACTAGTTATTTAAAAAATAAAACAAAACAGATGGTTATCTTTACAAAAGATATGATTGTAGCCTCTATATTGGTTATTGTGTTTTTAATAGGTACGATTTTTAGTCTTTCTCCTTTTTCAAATTTTTTAGAATTTGGAGATGGAGTAAAAAATTCTTGGGAAAAAGATTATGGTACTGCACCATATTCCCATGCAGAGCTTTCTTCACTTAAAAACTTTGTAAGAAAATTAGGTTTTGATTTAGAAATGAGTGAAAAAATACTTAAGTCTAATAATATAAAATATGAATCATCTCAAAGTTTGGCACAAGTAGGTGAACAAAATGGAGTTAGCCCTCAATTTATCTATTTATTATTAAAGCAAAATTTTCAAAAAGCTGGGGTTGAAACTATTGAATTAACAGGATTAGGCAGAAAAACTGTGTCAGAAGTAGCTTCTACTTTGAAACTTTCAACACAAGAGTTTATTGAAAAATTACAAAGTTTAGGTATTAATGCCAAAGGTGATGATAAATTTAAAAGTGTTAGTGAACAATACGATTTAAGTCCTATGGATGTTATGACAAAATTAGGATATAAAAAACCGGAGTAA
- a CDS encoding rhodanese-like domain-containing protein, which produces MNIKGIALSFFLVTASSLFASDFVNYSDLTKKLKAEEKKAGNYATTEEVKKALKAKDWLVADVRTMEEWSGAHIKGSVRVGRQSPEKALELFALDDDENFVKPNLIVICNSAARASIEAQTFRQMGFKTVKVYDLYSWIDECNPVVTKYTVKKDKAGTGLKFGNFYAEHCKK; this is translated from the coding sequence ATGAATATTAAGGGTATAGCACTATCATTTTTTTTAGTTACTGCAAGTTCATTGTTTGCAAGTGATTTTGTAAACTATAGTGATTTAACTAAAAAATTAAAAGCAGAAGAGAAAAAAGCTGGCAACTATGCAACTACTGAGGAAGTAAAAAAAGCACTGAAAGCTAAAGATTGGCTTGTTGCAGATGTTAGAACTATGGAAGAATGGTCAGGTGCACATATAAAAGGAAGTGTTAGAGTTGGGAGACAATCTCCAGAAAAAGCTCTTGAACTATTTGCATTAGATGATGATGAAAATTTTGTAAAACCAAATCTAATTGTAATATGTAATTCTGCTGCAAGAGCTTCAATTGAAGCACAAACTTTTAGACAAATGGGATTTAAAACAGTTAAAGTTTATGATCTATATTCATGGATTGATGAGTGTAATCCTGTAGTTACAAAATATACTGTTAAAAAAGATAAAGCTGGAACTGGTCTTAAGTTTGGTAATTTTTATGCCGAACACTGTAAAAAATAG
- a CDS encoding CNNM domain-containing protein: protein MLMLLYFFIAVGVSFLCSILEAVLLSITASHIELTKEKNSKLGTLMESQKKNLDFSIAAILTLNTFAHTLGAAGVGAEAAKLFGEEYMFYISAILTILILVFSEIIPKTLGAFYWKELAGFSTRVIKGLTLITYPLLIVLNKITILIAPNRNETITKEEIIATANIAEEEGILREKESSIIENLLQLHDIRVKDILTPRSVMFCVQKDELLASFKDHSSINIEKFKEYSRVPVYGDSIDDIKGLVISKELFHEMIENKFEDKSKIIKKVNSVNENVPISKLIDLFLEKKEHLFIVYDNYGQTEGVVTLEDAMETLLGIEIVDELDSNVDMREVAKAKMLRHRTKKLRV from the coding sequence ATGTTAATGCTTCTTTATTTTTTTATAGCTGTAGGTGTTTCTTTTTTATGTTCTATATTAGAAGCTGTATTATTGTCAATAACAGCTTCACATATTGAATTGACAAAAGAAAAAAACTCAAAACTGGGGACTTTAATGGAGTCTCAAAAGAAAAATTTAGATTTTTCTATAGCTGCAATATTGACATTAAATACTTTTGCACATACTTTAGGTGCAGCAGGTGTTGGGGCAGAAGCTGCAAAGCTTTTTGGTGAAGAATATATGTTTTATATCTCAGCGATTCTTACAATTTTGATTCTTGTTTTTTCTGAAATAATACCAAAAACACTAGGTGCATTTTATTGGAAAGAGTTAGCAGGTTTCTCAACAAGAGTTATAAAAGGTTTAACTTTAATAACCTATCCTTTATTGATAGTATTAAATAAAATCACTATTTTAATAGCACCAAATAGAAATGAAACTATTACAAAAGAGGAGATTATTGCTACTGCAAATATAGCAGAAGAAGAGGGTATTTTAAGAGAAAAAGAGAGTTCAATTATTGAAAATCTACTTCAACTTCACGATATAAGAGTAAAAGATATTTTAACACCAAGAAGTGTAATGTTTTGTGTCCAAAAAGATGAACTTTTAGCCTCATTTAAAGATCATTCCTCTATAAATATTGAAAAGTTTAAAGAATATTCAAGAGTTCCTGTATATGGAGATAGTATAGATGATATAAAAGGTTTAGTAATATCAAAAGAACTTTTTCATGAGATGATAGAAAATAAATTTGAAGATAAAAGTAAAATTATAAAAAAAGTAAATAGTGTAAATGAAAATGTACCTATTTCTAAACTAATAGATTTGTTTTTAGAAAAAAAAGAACATCTTTTTATTGTTTATGATAATTATGGTCAAACAGAAGGTGTAGTAACATTAGAAGATGCAATGGAAACCCTACTTGGAATAGAAATTGTAGATGAATTGGATTCTAATGTAGATATGAGGGAAGTTGCAAAAGCAAAAATGTTAAGACATCGAACAAAAAAACTAAGAGTATAA
- the dksA gene encoding RNA polymerase-binding protein DksA, translating to MSKELNQNQIDEIYGLLIESKEKIEKNLKGISDSQDNLSSMDLNDEGDFAAASRDYNNDIHIKKQQLEELELINHALLKIKKGVFTGICEMCDSEIGMKRLRVKPYAKYCIDCRNHIDKK from the coding sequence ATGTCAAAAGAGTTGAATCAAAACCAAATAGATGAGATTTATGGGTTACTTATAGAGAGTAAAGAGAAGATAGAAAAAAATTTAAAAGGTATTTCAGACTCTCAAGACAATCTTAGTAGTATGGATTTAAATGATGAGGGAGATTTTGCTGCTGCAAGTAGAGATTATAATAATGATATCCATATTAAAAAACAACAACTTGAAGAGTTAGAATTGATTAATCATGCACTACTAAAAATCAAAAAAGGTGTATTTACTGGTATTTGTGAAATGTGTGATTCTGAAATAGGTATGAAAAGACTTAGAGTAAAACCTTATGCTAAATATTGTATTGATTGTAGAAATCATATAGATAAAAAATAG
- a CDS encoding prevent-host-death protein, whose product MIINANDVKTKGVSMFSKLFETVDELIINVRGKNKYVVLDIERYKELREVELDLAYIKSMKDIEKGNFKSQSAKEHIEELKNEL is encoded by the coding sequence ATGATAATCAATGCAAATGATGTGAAAACAAAAGGTGTATCAATGTTTTCAAAACTATTTGAAACTGTTGATGAACTTATCATAAATGTTCGAGGTAAAAACAAATATGTAGTTCTAGATATAGAAAGATATAAAGAGCTTCGAGAAGTTGAGCTAGATTTAGCCTATATAAAATCGATGAAAGATATAGAGAAAGGAAATTTTAAATCTCAAAGTGCTAAAGAGCATATTGAAGAGTTAAAAAATGAATTATGA
- a CDS encoding type II toxin-antitoxin system mRNA interferase toxin, RelE/StbE family, producing MNYELIITDEYKKRLKKFLKKHPNMFERYSKCIFILETDPFHPSLRLHKLKGKLTDFYSISINMEYRMIIDFIIKDNQIIPIDIGTHDEVY from the coding sequence ATGAATTATGAATTAATAATCACAGATGAATATAAAAAAAGGTTAAAAAAGTTTTTAAAAAAACATCCTAATATGTTTGAAAGATACTCTAAATGTATTTTTATCTTAGAAACAGACCCTTTTCACCCTAGTTTAAGACTACATAAATTAAAAGGAAAACTCACAGATTTTTATTCAATCTCAATAAATATGGAATATAGGATGATTATTGATTTTATCATAAAAGATAATCAAATAATACCTATAGATATAGGAACTCATGATGAAGTTTATTAA
- a CDS encoding NAD(P)/FAD-dependent oxidoreductase — MKVAIIGAGAAGIIAGITAKRENKNIHIDLFDINNGIGKKILASGNGRCNISNIDCKVSNYIGENPSFVEFALKQFDFNAFKKFCKSIGLLLDIKEDGKVYPLSNEAKSVVNLLSSAIESLNINTILETKITDIKKENDKFIVVSEEKEFKDYDKVLISSGLAAAPQLKATEDGMNIATNFGHTFNLTYPSLVGLHTDFENSSKIQGVKKEAQVSLYIDGQKENEIIGDVLFTKYGVSGFAILDISQYAVYPLSLYQDVQISINLFPNLSRNEVLGMVESLFKTLPNQEAVELLTGIVSNKLAAILLEISKIDKQSKAKDINAKQIRAIVNTLINWRFKITDTQGFKHAEASGGGIRTDEVDEKTYESKKCRGLYFAGEVLDIVGNRGGYNLQFAWASGYLAGKDISK; from the coding sequence ATGAAAGTAGCAATAATTGGAGCTGGAGCAGCTGGAATCATAGCTGGTATTACAGCAAAAAGAGAAAATAAAAATATACACATAGATCTTTTTGATATAAACAATGGCATAGGTAAAAAAATCCTAGCAAGTGGAAACGGAAGATGTAATATTTCAAATATAGATTGTAAAGTTTCAAACTACATAGGTGAAAACCCAAGTTTTGTTGAGTTTGCTTTAAAGCAGTTTGATTTTAATGCTTTTAAAAAGTTTTGTAAATCTATTGGTCTTTTATTAGATATAAAAGAGGATGGAAAAGTTTATCCCCTATCAAATGAAGCAAAATCTGTAGTAAATCTATTATCAAGTGCAATAGAGAGTTTAAATATAAACACTATTTTAGAAACAAAAATAACAGATATAAAAAAAGAGAATGATAAGTTTATAGTTGTATCAGAAGAGAAAGAGTTTAAGGATTATGATAAAGTTTTAATAAGCTCAGGATTAGCAGCTGCACCACAACTTAAAGCAACAGAAGACGGGATGAATATAGCTACAAACTTTGGACATACTTTTAATCTAACTTACCCTTCCCTTGTAGGACTTCATACAGATTTTGAAAATAGTTCAAAAATACAAGGTGTAAAAAAAGAAGCGCAAGTAAGTTTATATATAGATGGACAAAAAGAGAATGAAATCATAGGTGATGTACTTTTTACCAAATATGGAGTATCAGGATTTGCCATCTTAGATATCTCACAATATGCAGTTTACCCACTAAGTTTGTACCAAGATGTACAAATATCAATAAACCTTTTTCCAAATCTTAGTAGAAATGAAGTTTTAGGGATGGTAGAAAGTCTATTTAAAACTCTACCAAACCAAGAAGCAGTAGAACTTCTAACAGGAATAGTATCAAATAAACTAGCTGCAATCCTACTAGAAATCTCAAAAATAGATAAACAAAGTAAAGCCAAAGATATAAATGCAAAACAAATAAGAGCAATAGTAAATACACTTATAAACTGGAGATTTAAAATCACAGATACCCAAGGCTTCAAACACGCAGAAGCAAGTGGCGGTGGAATAAGAACCGATGAGGTAGATGAAAAAACTTATGAGAGTAAGAAATGTCGCGGACTATATTTTGCCGGAGAGGTATTGGATATAGTTGGGAATAGGGGTGGATACAACTTGCAGTTTGCTTGGGCAAGTGGGTACTTAGCAGGAAAAGATATATCGAAGTAA
- a CDS encoding MoxR family ATPase produces the protein MNPQNAKRAIEHLTKRKVPIFLWGPPGIGKSSIVSQIAKEQGIECIDLRLSLLDPTDLRGIPFFKQEDNSAVWAPASFLPDGSKEKGILFLDELNTAAPMVQASAYQLILDRKIGEYTLPEGWSIVAAGNRESDRGVVFRMASPLANRFVHLEMQPCIEDWKIWANKTNINKTIIAFISYRPDALFAFNTQDESKSFATPRTWEYVNEILESKPDEDLLLTMIGGAIGEELAASFLGFKDVESKLPNIEEILEGKTEEVPEETAALHMLCTSLSMRVDEDSSAETLDNLLKYTLNLPGEFAVMIIQDLRERNIELDYLKSWPLWIKNFNSLLH, from the coding sequence ATGAATCCTCAAAATGCAAAAAGGGCAATTGAACATCTAACAAAAAGAAAAGTTCCTATCTTCTTATGGGGACCTCCAGGTATTGGTAAATCTTCTATTGTTTCACAAATAGCAAAAGAGCAAGGTATAGAGTGTATAGATTTAAGACTTTCACTTCTTGACCCAACAGATTTAAGGGGAATACCTTTTTTCAAACAAGAAGACAACAGTGCAGTTTGGGCACCAGCTTCATTTTTACCCGATGGAAGTAAAGAAAAGGGGATACTTTTTTTAGATGAATTAAATACCGCCGCTCCTATGGTACAAGCTTCTGCTTATCAGTTAATACTTGATAGAAAGATTGGAGAATACACTCTGCCTGAGGGTTGGTCTATTGTTGCAGCAGGGAATAGAGAGAGTGACAGAGGAGTGGTGTTTCGTATGGCAAGTCCCTTGGCAAATAGATTTGTTCACTTAGAGATGCAGCCTTGTATTGAGGATTGGAAAATATGGGCAAATAAAACAAATATAAACAAAACTATAATAGCTTTTATCTCCTACAGACCAGATGCACTTTTTGCTTTTAATACTCAAGATGAGAGTAAATCCTTTGCAACTCCAAGAACATGGGAGTATGTAAATGAGATTTTAGAGTCAAAACCTGATGAAGATTTACTTCTTACTATGATAGGAGGTGCTATTGGAGAAGAATTAGCTGCTTCATTTTTAGGGTTTAAAGATGTGGAAAGCAAACTGCCAAATATAGAAGAGATACTTGAAGGAAAAACTGAAGAAGTTCCGGAAGAAACAGCAGCCTTACATATGTTGTGCACTTCTCTTTCAATGAGAGTCGATGAAGATAGTTCAGCAGAAACTTTAGATAACTTATTAAAATACACCCTAAATCTTCCAGGGGAGTTTGCAGTTATGATAATCCAAGATTTAAGGGAAAGGAATATTGAACTTGATTATCTAAAAAGTTGGCCTCTATGGATTAAAAATTTCAATTCACTGTTACACTAA
- a CDS encoding DUF2201 family putative metallopeptidase, producing the protein MIDSNTLLIKAKSQLTSKHPYFGMLASRLKHEEDEEIRFYASNGKRFKYNPEFINSCSKDELMFILTNCVMHHILSHQQRKLNRKGNLWQLATDFAINSMLMKNGLKIPKGANYNKDFKNMYAEEIYKILLEQNTFEGTNAFDEKTNKSNNTLVEAKEQKNSIFANIDKIEEIDDEKDEEQWEYAATLAKEVAQRKSLMPTGFERFAKKMKAKNIDWRFELYNAINRHMRNNYAFMPPNKKHIYRGIALPSLASDTLSLVVAIDTSGSIKEQLLGAFIEEFKSIMQNFPSVAIELLIADAKVHAHYSFQGGEDMDFVLKGGGGTDYRPVFEFIDANLPMSSMLLYFTDGEGIFPRIPPSYEVLWALSNQKNRIPFGRSLVIF; encoded by the coding sequence ATGATTGATTCAAATACACTGCTTATAAAAGCAAAAAGTCAACTAACATCAAAACACCCTTACTTTGGGATGTTAGCTTCAAGATTAAAACACGAAGAGGATGAAGAGATTAGATTTTATGCCAGCAATGGCAAAAGATTTAAATACAATCCAGAGTTTATAAACTCTTGTTCAAAAGATGAGTTGATGTTTATCCTTACAAACTGTGTTATGCATCATATTTTATCCCACCAACAAAGAAAACTAAATAGAAAAGGCAATCTTTGGCAACTTGCAACAGATTTTGCAATAAACTCTATGCTTATGAAAAATGGATTAAAAATCCCAAAAGGTGCAAACTACAATAAAGATTTTAAAAATATGTATGCTGAAGAGATTTACAAAATCTTACTTGAGCAAAATACTTTTGAAGGTACAAATGCTTTTGATGAAAAAACAAACAAATCAAACAACACTTTAGTTGAAGCAAAAGAGCAAAAAAATTCTATCTTTGCAAATATAGATAAAATAGAAGAGATAGATGATGAAAAAGATGAAGAGCAATGGGAATACGCAGCAACACTAGCAAAAGAAGTAGCCCAACGAAAATCTTTGATGCCAACAGGTTTTGAACGATTTGCTAAAAAAATGAAAGCTAAAAATATTGATTGGAGATTTGAACTATATAATGCAATCAATAGACATATGAGAAATAACTACGCTTTTATGCCACCAAATAAAAAACATATATATAGGGGCATTGCTCTTCCAAGTTTAGCCAGTGATACTTTAAGTTTAGTTGTTGCTATTGATACCTCAGGAAGTATAAAAGAGCAACTTCTAGGTGCTTTTATAGAAGAGTTTAAATCTATTATGCAAAACTTCCCATCGGTTGCCATTGAACTACTTATTGCAGATGCAAAAGTTCATGCCCACTACTCTTTTCAAGGTGGAGAAGATATGGATTTTGTACTAAAAGGTGGAGGGGGAACCGATTATAGACCAGTATTTGAATTTATAGATGCAAACTTACCTATGAGTTCAATGCTTTTGTATTTTACAGATGGGGAGGGAATATTCCCTCGTATTCCACCCTCTTATGAAGTTTTATGGGCTCTATCAAATCAAAAAAACAGAATCCCTTTTGGTAGGTCTTTAGTTATATTTTAG
- the nhaD gene encoding sodium:proton antiporter NhaD, giving the protein MIKILSFLGLLGSACFANELENPNLTTTWVGIATLVIFVIGYYFIANEEKYHIDKSVPALFIGIFTFLMISVYYAMNGLNIHLVHNEAEAVILEIAEIVFFLFVAMTYIESLIHMGVFDRLKFNLISKGYTYRKLFWATGFLAFFISPIADNLTTALILSTVLITIEKEKKEFLVPGAINIVVAANAGGAWSPFGDITTLMAWTAGKAHFIDFLYLFPASVLGYLVTAFLLSKVVPTTKPAFNANTEKKPEMKEGAKTVIALGVITIITAVISHQVLDFPAMWGMMFGLVLLKIYSYKLTIKFGKEHFDVFESMSKIENNTLMFFFGILAAVGALYFIGWLTLASVVYHPDYLGATYANIAVGFLSAIVDNVPVMSAILKANPDMDLSNWMLVTLTAGIGGSLISFGSAAGVGVMGKLRGVYTFSSHMKYAWTILLGYFVSIAIWYFQFEMLGFN; this is encoded by the coding sequence ATGATTAAAATTTTATCTTTCTTAGGTTTACTTGGAAGTGCATGTTTCGCAAATGAACTTGAAAATCCAAATTTAACAACAACATGGGTTGGTATAGCAACTTTAGTTATATTTGTAATAGGTTATTACTTTATTGCAAATGAGGAGAAATATCATATAGATAAATCTGTCCCTGCACTTTTTATTGGGATATTTACTTTTTTGATGATTTCAGTATATTATGCAATGAATGGTTTAAATATTCATTTAGTACATAATGAAGCCGAAGCAGTAATTTTGGAGATTGCAGAAATAGTATTTTTCCTTTTTGTTGCAATGACCTATATAGAATCACTAATTCATATGGGGGTTTTTGATAGATTAAAATTTAATCTAATCTCAAAGGGATATACATATAGAAAACTTTTTTGGGCAACTGGATTTTTAGCATTTTTTATCTCACCAATTGCTGATAACTTAACTACAGCACTTATTTTATCAACAGTATTAATAACAATAGAAAAAGAGAAAAAAGAGTTTTTAGTTCCAGGTGCTATAAATATAGTAGTAGCGGCAAATGCCGGTGGAGCCTGGTCACCATTTGGGGATATTACAACACTTATGGCATGGACAGCAGGAAAAGCTCATTTTATAGACTTTTTATATCTATTCCCAGCTTCTGTATTAGGGTATTTAGTAACAGCATTTCTTTTATCAAAGGTTGTTCCAACTACAAAACCTGCTTTTAATGCAAACACTGAAAAAAAACCAGAAATGAAAGAGGGTGCTAAAACAGTAATTGCCTTGGGTGTAATAACAATAATCACAGCTGTAATCTCTCATCAAGTTTTAGATTTCCCTGCTATGTGGGGGATGATGTTTGGTCTTGTTTTACTAAAAATATATTCTTATAAATTAACTATAAAATTTGGTAAAGAACATTTTGATGTATTTGAGTCTATGTCAAAAATAGAAAACAATACCTTGATGTTTTTCTTTGGTATCTTAGCTGCTGTTGGGGCTTTATATTTTATTGGATGGTTAACTTTAGCTTCAGTTGTATATCACCCTGATTATTTAGGTGCAACATATGCAAATATTGCAGTTGGATTTCTTTCTGCTATTGTGGATAATGTTCCTGTTATGTCTGCTATTTTAAAAGCAAATCCAGATATGGATCTTTCAAATTGGATGTTAGTAACACTAACAGCTGGTATTGGGGGTTCTTTAATCTCTTTTGGTAGTGCCGCTGGTGTAGGTGTTATGGGAAAACTAAGAGGGGTTTACACTTTTAGTTCACATATGAAATATGCTTGGACTATTTTGCTTGGATATTTTGTATCTATAGCAATTTGGTATTTCCAATTTGAGATGTTAGGCTTTAACTAA